A window of Polypterus senegalus isolate Bchr_013 chromosome 14, ASM1683550v1, whole genome shotgun sequence contains these coding sequences:
- the LOC120515189 gene encoding CARD- and ANK-domain containing inflammasome adapter protein: MSSTSLLTNPYAIEVLQSKKKDLVEGIGDTERLLNFLIDHGVLPPEKRLLLSSYRSRHERNSRVLDTLVSQGERACRLFFYPCLKLVEPALYYAIRGYVSQVNESVRDARRQLVGYLLEKDKEPPPKLEASPPQKKRSVVSPPPPQKKKKSSIQSPPVKRAERAAKEPPAVSHQSANPFEAAAAGDLASLEKALQDRDVHATNSAGETLLHIAAARGHLAAVQLLLSRGARLDARDGQGRTALHRAAESGNEPVVRALLAVGADMYALDKDSKTPLHLAAHKKHLGVIKTMVKEEGKRPGRRKTFLHLAALRDDSSLAQLLLKQGAVLDAEDEKRQTALLLAIVAGFERTAKVLLEAGARVDDRIIDAAFNTNSQAIFGLILRHAKGLSPDAMQSALFKAVQGNLQGIIGALIDRGVDVNARNNMQYTPLLLAAELGNAEAARTLISKKAGIEDKLPSLLTPLHLAVQGGHISLATLLLEKGAGIDALGPGDQTPLHMAAFHNRPQLAELLLKMGAKVDALTKEALTPLHIASQRGHTSMAQHLIAAKANVNAKDKHSSCPLHLAASSGQSATVQLLLKNQADPNAVDKEKKMPLHMAATAGHPDAMALLLTGKARPGAKDMDGCTPLHYAASKGHVAATTALLNATQNKNVDERNVWRRTALHLAAEHGHEGLIDLLLERGAAINSLDNNKDTPLHCACRGGHYSTVQRLVSWTRGEKANLQATNNVKKTPLQVAESEKTTSHQNIASLLKKKMFLTK; the protein is encoded by the coding sequence ATGAGCTCCACCAGCCTGCTGACCAACCCGTACGCCATCGAGGTCCTGCAGAGCAAGAAGAAGGACCTGGTGGAGGGCATTGGCGACACGGAGCGGCTGCTCAACTTCCTCATCGACCACGGCGTCCTGCCGCCAGAGAAGAGGCTCCTGCTGTCCAGCTACAGAAGCCGCCACGAGCGCAACTCCAGGGTGCTGGACACGCTGGTGTCCCAAGGCGAGAGGGCCTGCCGCCTCTTCTTCTACCCGTGTCTGAAGCTGGTCGAGCCGGCGCTCTACTACGCCATCAGAGGCTACGTGAGTCAGGTCAATGAGAGTGTCCGCGATGCCAGGAGGCAGCTGGTGGGCTACCTTCTGGAAAAGGACAAAGAGCCCCCCCCGAAACTGGAGGCCAGCCCCCCCCAGAAGAAGAGGTCAGTTGTGTCTCCGCCACCACCccagaaaaagaagaagtcaTCCATCCAGTCGCCCCCCGTCAAGCGGGCTGAGCGGGCAGCGAAGGAGCCCCCTGCAGTCAGCCACCAGTCTGCCAACCCTTTTGAAGCGGCAGCCGCAGGAGACTTGGCGTCCCTCGAGAAAGCCCTGCAGGACAGAGATGTCCACGCCACCAACAGCGCCGGGGAGACCCTCTTGCACATTGCAGCGGCACGGGGTCACCTGGCGGCCGTCCAGCTCCTTCTGAGTCGGGGTGCCCGCCTAGATGCCAGGGACGGTCAAGGCAGGACAGCACTGCACAGGGCAGCCGAGAGCGGGAATGAGCCGGTGGTCCGGGCGCTCCTGGCAGTGGGGGCTGACATGTACGCGCTGGACAAGGACTCCAAGACCCCGCTGCACCTGGCCGCTCACAAAAAGCACCTGGGGGTCATCAAGACGATGGTGAAGGAGGAAGGCAAGCGGCCGGGCAGGCGCAAAACGTTCCTACACCTGGCAGCCCTTCGTGATGACAGCAGCCTGGCACAGCTCCTCCTGAAACAGGGCGCCGTGCTGGACGCTGAGGATGAGAAGAGGCAGACGGCGCTGCTGCTGGCCATCGTTGCTGGCTTCGAGAGGACCGCCAAAGTGCTGCTGGAGGCTGGCGCTCGGGTCGATGACCGCATCATAGATGCCGCCTTCAACACCAACAGCCAGGCCATTTTTGGACTGATCCTGCGCCACGCCAAAGGCCTGTCACCCGATGCCATGCAGTCAGCGCTTTTTAAAGCCGTCCAGGGCAACCTGCAAGGCATCATTGGTGCCCTGATTGACCGCGGTGTGGACGTGAATGCCCGCAACAACATGCAGTACACACCTTTGCTGCTGGCCGCCGAACTGGGAAACGCCGAAGCTGCCAGGACACTGATCTCGAAAAAGGCGGGCATAGAGGACAAGCTGCCCAGCCTGCTCACACCGCTGCACCTGGCAGTTCAAGGTGGGCACATATCCCTGGCCACGCTGCTTTTGGAGAAGGGTGCGGGTATCGATGCCCTCGGCCCAGGAGACCAGACGCCGCTGCACATGGCCGCATTCCATAACAGGCCACAGCTGGCTGAGCTGCTCCTCAAAATGGGGGCCAAGGTGGACGCGCTGACCAAAGAGGCGTTGACCCCTCTGCACATTGCCAGTCAGCGAGGCCACACCAGCATGGCACAGCACCTGATTGCGGCCAAGGCCAACGTCAATGCCAAGGACAAGCATTCCAGTTGCCCTCTGCACCTGGCGGCCTCCAGTGGGCAATCTGCCACGGTGCAGCTGCTCCTCAAGAACCAAGCGGACCCCAACGCTGTggacaaggaaaagaagatgccCCTGCACATGGCTGCCACTGCGGGCCACCCTGATGCGATGGCCCTGCTGCTGACTGGTAAGGCCAGGCCCGGAGCCAAGGACATGGACGGCTGCACCCCGCTTCACTATGCTGCCTCTAAGGGACACGTCGCTGCCACTACGGCGCTGCTCAATGCCACCCAAAACAAGAATGTGGACGAGAGGAACGTGTGGCGCAGGACCGCCCTGCACCTGGCAGCAGAACACGGGCACGAGGGTCTCATCGACCTGCTGCTGGAGCGGGGGGCCGCTATCAACAGCCTGGACAACAACAAAGACACGCCGCTGCACTGCGCCTGCAGGGGTGGTCACTACTCGACTGTCCAGAGGCTGGTCAGCTGGACCCGGGGGGAGAAGGCCAACCTGCAGGCCACCAACAACGTCAAGAAGACCCCTCTGCAGGTGGCCGAGAGCGAGAAGACGACGAGCCACCAGAACATTGCCAGCCTCCTGAAGAAGAAGATGTTCCTCACCAAGTAA